The Mycolicibacterium smegmatis genome has a window encoding:
- a CDS encoding S-(hydroxymethyl)mycothiol dehydrogenase yields MSQTVRGLISRSKGARVEVTDIVIPDPGPGEVVVKVIACGVCHTDLTYREGGISDDYPFLLGHEASGTVEAIGEGVINVEPGDFVILNWRAVCGQCRACKRGRPHLCFETFNATQSMTLTDGTQLSPALGVGAFVEKTLVHERQCTKVDSAADPAVAGLLGCGVMAGIGAAINTGAVTRDDTVAVIGCGGVGDAAIAGAALVGAKTIIAVDLDSRKLEKAREFGATHTVNGADADVVTSIQDLTGGFGADVVIDAVGRPATWKQAFYARDLAGTVVLVGVPTPAMTLDMPLVDLFSHGGALKSSWYGDCLPERDFPTLISLHLQGRLPLEKFVTERIGLDDVEDAFKKMHAGEVLRSVVML; encoded by the coding sequence ATGAGTCAGACTGTGCGTGGGTTGATTTCTCGCTCCAAGGGTGCCCGGGTGGAGGTCACCGACATCGTGATCCCAGACCCGGGTCCGGGTGAGGTGGTGGTCAAGGTCATCGCCTGCGGGGTCTGTCACACCGACCTGACCTATCGCGAGGGCGGCATCTCCGATGACTACCCGTTCCTACTGGGCCACGAGGCGTCCGGCACCGTCGAAGCCATCGGCGAGGGCGTGATCAACGTGGAGCCAGGTGATTTCGTCATCTTGAACTGGCGCGCGGTGTGCGGCCAGTGCCGAGCTTGCAAACGCGGCCGACCGCACCTGTGTTTCGAGACCTTCAACGCCACCCAGAGTATGACGCTGACCGACGGCACTCAGCTCTCCCCGGCGTTGGGCGTCGGCGCCTTCGTCGAAAAGACCCTGGTCCATGAAAGACAATGCACCAAAGTCGATTCCGCGGCGGATCCCGCCGTCGCAGGCCTGCTGGGGTGCGGGGTGATGGCAGGCATCGGTGCCGCGATCAACACCGGTGCCGTGACCCGCGATGACACCGTCGCCGTCATCGGCTGTGGCGGCGTCGGTGACGCCGCCATTGCCGGCGCGGCCCTGGTCGGCGCGAAGACGATCATCGCAGTCGACCTGGATAGCCGGAAGTTGGAGAAGGCCCGTGAATTTGGGGCCACTCATACAGTGAACGGGGCCGACGCCGATGTCGTGACCTCGATTCAGGATCTGACCGGTGGCTTCGGCGCTGATGTGGTGATCGACGCTGTGGGCCGGCCGGCGACGTGGAAGCAGGCTTTCTACGCACGTGACCTTGCCGGCACCGTCGTCCTGGTCGGCGTGCCCACGCCGGCAATGACCCTTGACATGCCCTTGGTAGACCTCTTTTCGCATGGCGGGGCGCTCAAATCCTCCTGGTACGGAGACTGCCTTCCGGAGCGCGACTTCCCGACCCTGATCTCGCTGCACCTACAGGGCAGGCTGCCGTTGGAGAAGTTCGTCACCGAACGTATCGGCCTCGACGATGTC